A segment of the Siphonobacter curvatus genome:
GACATCGCTTACTGGCTAGCTCCGGGTACCCGTCGCTACATGGATCAGGATTCGGCTACGGCTACCATTGGTTTCCGTTGCTCAATGATCGCTTCGGGTCGCAAACGATAATAAGTTTAATTTCCAGTTTAGTTGAAAAGAAGCTGCCCGCCTGGGTGGCTTTTTTTTTGTGGAGTTTGGGGAAGGGAGTTTGAAAAATGTTTAAGGTTTGAATTGGGTTGAGGTTTAAAGGGGGATAGCGTATGGATCGGTTGGTGTAAGCGTCGGATAGATTTAACGTTTGATGGGTGTGTTCGCCGCAATCTTCCTAGGGTTGTACCCGGGGCTATTCAAAGTGAACTCCTTCGGAGTTACATACTGCGTTAAGAAGCTATAGATAGCTAGGCCTTCAATAGACCTTTAGCCTCTAATTAAACCTCTAAGTCCACGAAAGACTCCTCCAACTTTACACCTTAAACTCACTCCAACCTTTTGAAACCAAAAAGAGCCGCAAACCGGAGTTTGCAGCTCTTTTCTGGAAATATATTTCCTCCGTACTAAACGCGGAAGTGAGAGAAAGCCTTGTTGGCTTCTGCCATCCGGTGCGTATCGTCTTTCTTCTTCACCGCGGCACCTTCGCCTTTGGAAGCAGCAACGATTTCGCCAGCCAGACGTTCTACCATGGTCTTTTCGTTACGGCCACGAGCGTATTTAATCAGCCATTTCATGCCTACAGACTGTTTACGATCGGGACGAACTTCAGTAGGAACCTGGAAGGTAGCACCACCCACGCGGCGGCTTTTCACTTCTACCGTAGGCATTACGTTGTTCAACGCTTTTTTGAAAATCTCCAGACCGTTTTCTTTCGTGCGGTTCTCGACTAATTCTAGAGCACCGTAGAAAATTGAATACGCGGTAGATTTCTTGCCCTCGTACATGAGGTTGTTAACAAATTTCGTTACGAGCGTCTCCTTGAATTTAGGATCCGGTAATACGTAGCGTTTTTTTGGTTTTGCCTTACGCATGACTAAGTTACGTTTGAATGGTGGTGAGAACGCGTCGCTTCTGCCCGTAACAGTGGCTTACTGCATTCTCGATGAATTTAAGCACTCAGCCGTTTCGACTGAATGATGCGAAGAAAATTACTTCTTCTTACCTTTTGCGGGAGCGGCAGCTGCTTGTCCGGGTTTCGGGCGTTTCGCACCGTATTTCGAACGAGCTTGCATACGACCTTTAACACCAGCCGTATCCAATGCACCACGGATGATGTGGTAACGTACCCCTGGAAGGTCTTTCACCCGGCCACCACGGATCAGTACGATCGAGTGTTCCTGAAGGTTGTGTCCTTCACCTGGGATGTAGGCATTCACCTCTTTACCATGTGACAAACGTACACGAGCTACTTTACGAAGAGCAGAGTTAGGCTTCTTCGGCGTCGTGGTGTACACCCGCGTACACACACCGCGTTTTTGAGGGCAAGCGTCCAAAGCAGGAGACTTTGATTTCCAAGTCACTCGCTCACGACCCTTACGTACTAATTGTGAAATAGTAGGCATGATATAAAAAATAAAAAATGGTTCGTCTTGAAAAACGGACTGCAAAAGTAGCCACTTTTCAGAACAAAGACAAACCAAAACAAGATTTTTTAGTTCCAATCAGGCATAAAGTAACCAGAGTACCAAGCGATTACCCCATCAAGGTAGGGCAAAAGCCAGATAGCTATCGCCAGGTTTAGTACCCACTTTATTGCCGCCTGCCGCAATGACTACGTACTGTTTGCCATTGACCTGATAGACGCAGGGCGTCGCATAACCGGCAGCGGGAAGGGAGGTTTCCCACAGCAGTCGGCCTGTCTTCTTGTCGAAGGCCCGGAATTTCTCGTCTTTCGTAGCCGCAATGAAGAGTACGCCACCCGCCGTAACCGCAGGCCCGCCGTAGTTTTCCGTTCCCGTAGCGGGTATACCCTTCGCTTTTAAAGCCGCGTATTCACCCAGCGGTACTTTCCAGGCAATCTTTCCCGTATTGAGGTCAATGGCGTTTAGGGTGCCCCAGGGTGGTTTGATACCCGGATACCCATCTTTCGTAATGAAGCGACTGTAACCCGTCATCAGATAAGGTGGGGTTAAAGCCAAGGTTTTTGCTTCGACTTCTTTTTTCTCGGACCTTTTTTTCAGGAGGAAAGCGACTAATTCGTTTCGATTGCTTTCGGAAAGATGATTAAACGAAGGCATACCGCCCCGTCCCGTTTTTAGTAGAGTGGCCAGATCGCTGGGTTTGTACTTCGCTTCGACCTGATCAATCGCCGGAATCGAGCCATTGCCTTTGCGGTCCAGCCCGTGGCAGTTGGCACAATTGCTGGCGTAGAGTTGTTGCCCGGCATTGCCCGTAGGTTTATTTTCCACCATGGTGACCGTCCAGGGCATTTCATTGGCATTCACGTAGAGATACTGACTTTCCGGATCGAAAGCCGCCCCACCCCATTCACCACCGCCATCGAAGCCGGGGAACAAGATTCCTCCCTGCCGACTCGGCGGCTCCCACATCGTATTCGCTCCGTTTTTCAGCGTACGAAAGCGTTGTAGAATTTCCGTATGGTGTTCGTTCGAAAGATCGATGATGTCTTTTTCGTGAAATGCCTGTCGCATGAAGGGTTCGGGCCAACTGGGCATGGGTTGCGTAGGCCAGGTCTGTTCACCCGCCAGTTCGGAGGTCATCGGTACCGACTTTTCCGGAATGGGGTATATAGGTTTTCCCGTAGCCCGATCCAGCACAAATACAAACCCGTGCTTGGTAATCTGAGCCACGGCTTCCACGAGCTTCCCGTCTTTCTGAAAGGTTACTAGATTTGGATTGGCCGGTAAGTCCCGGTCCCAGAGGTCATGGTGTACCGTTTGGTAATGCCAGATGCGTTTACCCGTTGCGGCATCCAGAGCAATGATGCAGTTAGCAAAGAGGTTTTTGCCTTTCCGGTAGCCGCCGTAAAAATCATACGTAGCCGAGCCGGTAGGGACGTAAACGATGCCCCGCTTTTCGTCCAGACTCATGCCCGCCCAGTTATTAACGCCACCGATGAAGGGAAGCGTTCGTTTGTCCTGCCAGGTATCGTAACCGAATTCACCGGCTTTAGGGATGGTATGGAAAATCCAGCGACGCTTGCCTGTACGCACATCATAAGCCCGTATGTGACCAGGAGCCGCGTCCAGTCCTTCCGACAGTCGCATCCCCATAATGATCACATCCTTATAAATAATGCCGGGTGTATTGGAAACAATGAAGAAGGATTTCTGATCGTAGTCCAGATCTTCCTGTAAATCGATCTTGCCCTGCGAGCCAAAGCTTTCCACGGGTTTTCCAGTACGGGCATCCAGACAAAACAGATTCGGTCCGGCAGAAACAAAAATGCGTTGGTCCTCATCCTCTTTCCAATACGTAACGCCCCGGTTAGTTCCTGCCCAGGCGTTTTCTCCTTTCCAGTACTCCGAAAGATCCGTTCGCCAACGTTCCTTACCCGTCGCCCCTTCCACCGCTACGACATTGATATTCGCCGTAGTAAAGTAAAGCGTACCGTTGATGGCAATGGGCTGGCACTGCATCTGTCCGGGCTGACCTGTATGATACTCCCAGGCTAATTGAAGCTTGGAAACGTTTTCAGGGGTAATCTGGGTGAGGGACGAATACCGGGAAGCGTCAGCATGACCGCCGTAGGTATTCCATTCCGAATAATCCGTACCAGGTTCCGTATGGTTAAAAAAAGGAATAGCCAGGCCGAGCAAGAGCAACCAGCGGGGAAAGCGAGTCATACGCGTGTAGAGGCAGTGGTTATTTATTAGGTAGTTTCGAAGATACGCGTATTTTGAAAAATAGTTTGATGGTTTAAAATTTGAGAGCCTATAGGAAAAAACGAGGGTGTATAGATGCGTTCACCCATAATCTGGTAAAAAGCAAGTGGGGGCAGTGCAAACGCTCGTCCAGGCCATTCCCTCGCAAGCCTAAGCGGTTTCATTCCCTTACAAAGACTACCATTCCCCGAATAAAAAGCCATTACCTCTTGTGGAAAGGATTTTTGCCTGTAAACTTCGGAAGTTTAACGCGACTACGGATCTAAACATAAAATCGATGACTTTTTTCCTGGAAAATGAATCAGTGAAAGTATCCGTTCGGCAGAAAGGGGCCGAGCTGGTAAGTATATACAATAAGTCTACGCATCTGGAATATCTATGGAGCGGCGATCCGGCCTACTGGGCCAAGCACTCACCCATCCTGTTCCCGATTGTAGGAGCGTTGAAAGACAATCAGTATCTCTATGACGGAAAGTCGTATACGCTGAGTCGGCACGGATTTGCCCGGGACATGGATTTTGAACTGGAAGTAGAAAGCGAACATTCGCTGACTTTTCTGCTGAAAAGCAACGCTGATACGCAGGCCGTTTACCCCTTTGAGTTTCGTTTACGAATCAAGTATACGTTGCTGGAGAATGAACTCAGTGTACAGTATCAGGTGAGTAATCACGACTCAAAAGAAATGCTGTTCTCGGTAGGGGGACACCCGGCTTTTCGCGTACCGCTCACGCCCGAAACACAGTATACCGACTATTATCTGGAATTCAACGAAACGGAAGATTTCAACCGCTGGCCGCTCGCTGAGGGTGGACTGATTGACCGGGAACCTACGCCAGTAGCCGAGAACACCAATCGGATTGCCTTATCGCACGAACTGTTTGCTCAGGATGCTTTGGTTTTCAAACATCTGAAATCGACGTCGGTAATCTTGAAGTCCGATCATACGCCGTATCAGTTGTCGTTTGATTTTGGCGAGTTCCCGTACCTGGGTATCTGGGCGGCTCCGCAGGCTCCCTTTGTCTGTATCGAACCCTGGTGCGGTATTGCCGACAGCGTCGATCACGATCAGCAACTGGCCACGAAGGAAGGGATTAACCGACTGGCGGCCGGGGAAGAATGTAAACGAACCTGGAGTGTAACCGTTTCCTAACGCATAAACCAAAAGATGCCGACCCTGAGGTCGGCATCTTTTGGTTTACGGACGAAGCTTCAACTCTGGTCCCGCGATGTCCTCCCAGCGGTAGAGGTGGAACGTTCGATCTGTACTCATGACCACGAACAGACCGTGTTTGAAATCCTGATTTAAAGGAACGGAAACCGTTTCCGAACCATCACTTTCCATCGCCCGCACGTCAACGGTTTTCAGGAGTTTGTGCTCAAAAGGGCGTTCCGGCGTTCCTTCCCGGCTGAAAATCTGAAAACGGTTGGCTCCCTGATCGGACACGAGAATGTAGCCCGTACTGTCCGTTAACTCGTAAATCGAAATACCTTCGTGATCCTGTTTGAAGTTCTCGGTGGCGAACAAGGCTAGTTCTTCGTTCCCTTTTTCCGGATCGGCGTAGTACTGGCGAACGCCCTTGCCTTCGTCGGAATAGTACACGTAACCCAGCTTATCGTCCACGGCGATGGATTCAATTTCCTTCAGTCCACTGTACGTTCCGAATTTCCGGACCAGGGTGGCTTTGATGTGCCCCGTTCCGTCGTCGTCGAGGCGATACTGCCAGAGGTAACCGCCCGTCGTCGGACCCGTTTTTCGGCCCACAATGGCGTAGATCACCCCCTGCTTGTTTTTGTACATCGAAATACCCATCAAATCGCGGTAGTCGGGTTGCGTTTCGCCTTCAAAAACGGGAATGCCGCCGTTATCTAAGGGCTTCATTTCCGGTAAAGAAAAAATCCGCAGCTTGTGCGTCATGCGTTCGGTGGTGACGGCAATATCCGTAGCCTTTCCGTTCAGCATCAATCCATACTCAATGTCAACATTATTGGGGCGTTGCAGACCGCTGATTTTCTGCTGAATTTTCCCCTGAAGATTGAACACGTACAGACCGCCATCGGCGTCTTTGTCTGTACCAATGATCAGACTTTTCGCCGGGTCCTGCGGGTTGATCCATACCGCCGGATCATCGGAATCGTGGGCTACTTTTTCCGTTACGTACAAGGGCTTAACCGCTTGACGGGAAGTTTTGGGCCGCTGACAGCTCGCCAGCAAGGCCAGACTCATTACTAGTAGACTACTCGTTTTCAAAAGCATACGCGATGAATGGATACAAAAAGTCCCCAGAAAAGACGAGGCTAACCTGGGGACTGGTAAAAACTTACTTCGTACCGAAGGCTCCGATGTAGGAAGCTGGTTCGGGGGAAGTATAGGTAACGCCGTTGACGCTTAGACCGCTTTTGTACAAACGGGTAAAGTCAGTTTTGCCTTTGCCCAGGGCCGGAGAGCCCGCTTGCAGGTGGAAATCCCAGGAGGTACTGTAGGTAGCATTCAGGCTAGCCGTGGAGAGCGGATAGTTCACCAGCTTCGGATCGTTGTCCCCCGCTTTCGTACCCAAAATGTCGTTCGTACCTTTTACGATTTCCGTCGAAGGCTGGAATTGATCGACACCTGTTTGCGTGTAGCCGTAGTAGTAATTGTTGGCAATCACCGAACGCGTATCTTCTGGAGCCCCCTTATCGCGTTTAATGCCGAAACGGTCGTTTACAAGCAGGGTATTGTACACGTCCGCCCGAACCGTTTTTTCCAGCCAGATCGAACCGCCTTTAATCGTGGGTCGTCTCCAGCCCGCGTTCACGATGGTGTTGTTGTAGGCGATTACGTATGCTTGCGGTGTTTTATCGCCCCCGTTGGAAAGTTTCAGGGCATTGGTATTGGGACTGTAAATCAGGTTAAACGCGATTTCTGCCTGTACGCCCGATTTGATGTTGATGGCTTCGCCGCCGGAAACGCCCGTCGTGTGGAAAGTATTATTGGTGATGAGTACTTTACCACCTTCCAAGTAAAAGCCGTCTTCGTTGAAGTTACGAATAATGCTGTTCGTGACGACCACTTTAGAAGCCGTATTCGATGTGTACAGGACGGGGACGTGTTCGCCCGCTGCCGCTTTGTACAACTGAGCTTTCACCGAAGGTGACTCTTCGGTAGTCACGGCTCCACCGTATTCCAGAATCGTATTTTTCAGCACCAGTTCCGTACTCGCAGGACCGGCGATGAGTCCACCCCAGAGGTTACCGAATAGATTGGCGGAGGTTTTCCAAGCATCGGGTACGGTGAATTTTACTGGGTTTTCGGCGGTACCTAAGCTGTATAGATTACCCCGAATGAGGATCTCGGGTTTCACGATGGAATCGCTCATCAAAACGGTAACGCCTTCTTCAATCGTCAGGGATTTACCTTCGGGAACTTGCAGGTGACCCGTCACTTTGTAGGTATTCCCTTTTTTCCAGATTCCCTCTACGTTACCCGTTACACTGGTTTCAGTAGGAGCGGGCGTTACCTGCGTGTCTTCTGAATTTTTACTACAACTGGTTAACAGAGCCATGGCGAGGCCAGCGGCCATACACAGTTTGTTCATGATGGTTTTGATTTATAAGATTTTCGAAAGACTAAATGCTAGAGTTTGAAGCGTAATCCGAGTAAATAGCTGCGTTGGTAGTAGTCCCGCCGGATGAGGGTTTTACCCGCTTCGGTTTGATGCGGCAGGCCCTGATTGACCGCTTCGGCGTTTTTGATGTACACTTCCAGCGGCGTGTTGAGCAGGTTATTGGCCTTGGCGAACAGGACCAGTTTCGATCCGATGGCTTTTTCGAGCGAAGCATCCATTTGTAGAAAGCCCTTTTGCCAGAGATCATTATCCAGAAATTGCGAAACGGTATTGATTCGCTCCCCGGTGTAGCTTCCCGCCAGCTGAGCATCCCAGCCGCGATTTTTGTACAGGACGGTCAGGTTAGCAATGTGTGCCGACTGGCCGTAGAGCGGACGCGTCTGATTGACGTACCGAGGTTCTAAATCACCGTTTTCATTGCGAATACGCATGAATTTGGCTGAGGTAATCCGGGAAAGCGTATAGGTATAGTTCGCCTTAATACCAAACTGGCGGAAATACCGGATGTAATCGAGTTCAAGCCCGGTATTATGAGCATTGCCAAAGTTACCCGGCGTATAAATGATCGACTGGCCACGAACCGGATCCCGTTGAAGGGTGTATTCAATGGGGTTTTGGATGTACTTGTAAAACAGGCCTACCATGAACTGATCCGTTGCATTCGGGAAATGCTCGTACCGCACGTCGATGTTGTCGGCAATGGCCCGTTTCAAATCCGGATTTCCACGTTCCTGATATTCTTCCAGAACCACGTTATAGGGAACAATTTCGAAATAGCCCGGACGATTGAGGGAGCGGAAGTATGAAGCCCGCCAGTTCGTTTGTGCGTTCGACTTATACTTCACATGCAGACTGGGAAGTACGTCCGTGTACACCTGATTTTCCGTCGGACGATCTTCGCCGATCTGGTTTTTCAGCTCGTAGCCCTGATTGGTATGTTCCACCCGTACTCCGCCCAGAATTTCCCAGTTCAGGGGTGTTACTTTAGCCTGTACATAACCGGAAGAGGTATTTTCGGAAGCATCATACGTCAGGGCACTGCCTACGGAACCGCGGGGGTTCTGAATGGTCCAGCTGATTTGGTCGTAAGATGTGAAATCTTCTCCGTACACGCCCCGCAAGTTGCTGGGACGAAGCTGGTAGTTGTTGTAAAAATTACTACGGTCTTTCCTGCGGTATAAACCGCCCGCTTTCCACTCGACGGGCGTATTTCCGAAACGGGAGCGATACGTAAGATTAAGATATCCTGCCAGATCCGTATCCGAGTTATGTTCCCAGCGGCGGTAGGCATCCTGCACGGTCGTGCGTCTTTCCGTAAAATTTTTCCGTTCACCCAGTAAAGGAATCTGGGTTTGATCAGGCTGTTGATTTTGGGCAGTGGAATATACCGCGGACCAGTCGATGTCGAATGAGTCACCCAACGGATGTTTTCCCTGTAGGGTATTCGTGAAAATCTGTTGACGCGTAACCCGGCTTCGGGTCGAATAGCCAAGCGTCGCATTACCCGCTTCCGGATCGTAACCGCCAATGGTGAGTTGCGTGGATTTTACGTCCCGAATCTGACTGTTGGTTAAATGAATCAGGGCCGTATAAAGCGAAACCTTATTCTGATCATTCAGACGATAGTCTACCTTGGTATGCAAACCGTACCGCTGCTGTTGTTCGGAATACTGCCGTTCGTTCAACTTGGTGAGCGTCACGCCGCGTTGCGTATCCACCGTTTCGGAATCAAAGAACAAACTGTTACTACCCCGGTACGTATTCTGATAACTTCCGGCGATGATGATACCCAGCTTTTGATTCAGAAACCGATCACCCCAGGAGAACCCGCCGAGCAAGTTCGGCGGCGGTGACTGCTTGGTATACGTCGAGGTCACTTTTGAAAAGTCTGCGGCAGTAGCGTTGTACGGATTGCCTTTTAGCTCATAAGGCGATTTCAGCTTCACCGATTTCCAGTCGTAGCTCAGGAAAGGTCGATCCATGAATAACTCGCTGTAACCCGTCGAAACATTGGCCGTCAGCACCCGCTGACTGGGAGCATCTTTCATGACCAGATTCACGGCCCCGCCGATGGCATCGCCTTCTATACTCGGCGTGAGTGCTTTGTAGACTTCCAGACGGTCGAGTAGATCCGAAGGAAAAAGATCCAGGGGTACGTAACGGTAGCGGTTATCCGGACTCGGAATTTTCACGCCATTCACCAGCGTATAGTTATACCGCTTGTCCATGCCCCGAACGATGGCGTATTGCCCGTCGCCATTGCTGTTCCGCTCCACCGATACGCCCGAAACCCGCTGGATGACGTTCGCAACGGTGAGATCGGGGGAGAGTTGAATAGCTCGCCCGGAGACGATATTCATCACCTGATCCGCGGAACGTTCGAGATGACGGGCTGTTTGATCGCTCGCTCCTTCGCGTCCCGTTCGAACGATTACTTCCTGTAAATTCTGTTTTTCCGAAGGCGTTAAAATGACATCAAGAGTGAGCGTTTCGTTTTCGGAAATGCGGATTTCTTTGGTAATGGTTTGGTAGGTGATAAAACTGATGGTGAGCTGATACGTTCCGGATGGAATGTTTTTAAGCGTATAACTTCCATCCAGGCCCGATACGTTATGAAAAGAAGTATTTCCTAAGCGAACAACGGCTCCGGTTACGGGTTCGCCGGAAGCTAGTTCCGTGACTTTCCCCCGAATCGTTCCTGCCCAGGAAGAAAACGAACAAAGCGTAATAAAAAGTAGAAAACGATACATCTGTCCCATCGAATGCCTGCTGAATAACGAAGCGAAAGCCAACCGGAGAATACGAAGCCTGAGAGACCCGGTTTTCGGTTGGCGATACGAAGGTGGACGATGAAAAATCCATAGTCAAGCGATGGAGCAAGGGCTGAAGTCAAGGCAGAATATCAGGCCGTTAGCACAAAAGCAACAGTGTTAACAAAGTGAGCATAATACTTTGAAATTCAATGATTTAATGCGTTACAAAACCGCCATTAAGTTTCCGTTATGCCAATGTTACCAAACTGTTAAGCGGCTTAAAGAGCCTGTACGAAGGCCGTCAGGCTCTCGCCCGCCTCCAGATTGAGTTTTTTGCGTAACCGGTACCGCGTCACCCGTAAGCTATCCTGAGAAATGCCCAGTAAGGTTGAAATATCGGCGGAGGTCAGGTTCATTTTTAACAAAGCAATCAATCGCAGATCCGAGGTCGATAATTGATCTGAATGGGTTCTTAATTTTTCAAAAAAGGAGTGATGAACCTGTTCAAACGTACTGCTAAATTCCAGCCAGTATTGATCGTGGCTAAAACTGTCGTTGATCTGTTGAACAATTTTCTTGATTTGCTTCTTATGGTCCCGTTTGTCGTCTTTAATTAATTTTTCAAGACTGGTTTTTAGTTGTTCTAAGGATTCATTTTTCTGAATAAGGTGTAAAATATGGGTAGATAATTCT
Coding sequences within it:
- a CDS encoding outer membrane protein assembly factor BamB family protein; the encoded protein is MTRFPRWLLLLGLAIPFFNHTEPGTDYSEWNTYGGHADASRYSSLTQITPENVSKLQLAWEYHTGQPGQMQCQPIAINGTLYFTTANINVVAVEGATGKERWRTDLSEYWKGENAWAGTNRGVTYWKEDEDQRIFVSAGPNLFCLDARTGKPVESFGSQGKIDLQEDLDYDQKSFFIVSNTPGIIYKDVIIMGMRLSEGLDAAPGHIRAYDVRTGKRRWIFHTIPKAGEFGYDTWQDKRTLPFIGGVNNWAGMSLDEKRGIVYVPTGSATYDFYGGYRKGKNLFANCIIALDAATGKRIWHYQTVHHDLWDRDLPANPNLVTFQKDGKLVEAVAQITKHGFVFVLDRATGKPIYPIPEKSVPMTSELAGEQTWPTQPMPSWPEPFMRQAFHEKDIIDLSNEHHTEILQRFRTLKNGANTMWEPPSRQGGILFPGFDGGGEWGGAAFDPESQYLYVNANEMPWTVTMVENKPTGNAGQQLYASNCANCHGLDRKGNGSIPAIDQVEAKYKPSDLATLLKTGRGGMPSFNHLSESNRNELVAFLLKKRSEKKEVEAKTLALTPPYLMTGYSRFITKDGYPGIKPPWGTLNAIDLNTGKIAWKVPLGEYAALKAKGIPATGTENYGGPAVTAGGVLFIAATKDEKFRAFDKKTGRLLWETSLPAAGYATPCVYQVNGKQYVVIAAGGNKVGTKPGDSYLAFALP
- a CDS encoding right-handed parallel beta-helix repeat-containing protein codes for the protein MNKLCMAAGLAMALLTSCSKNSEDTQVTPAPTETSVTGNVEGIWKKGNTYKVTGHLQVPEGKSLTIEEGVTVLMSDSIVKPEILIRGNLYSLGTAENPVKFTVPDAWKTSANLFGNLWGGLIAGPASTELVLKNTILEYGGAVTTEESPSVKAQLYKAAAGEHVPVLYTSNTASKVVVTNSIIRNFNEDGFYLEGGKVLITNNTFHTTGVSGGEAINIKSGVQAEIAFNLIYSPNTNALKLSNGGDKTPQAYVIAYNNTIVNAGWRRPTIKGGSIWLEKTVRADVYNTLLVNDRFGIKRDKGAPEDTRSVIANNYYYGYTQTGVDQFQPSTEIVKGTNDILGTKAGDNDPKLVNYPLSTASLNATYSTSWDFHLQAGSPALGKGKTDFTRLYKSGLSVNGVTYTSPEPASYIGAFGTK
- a CDS encoding aldose 1-epimerase family protein; amino-acid sequence: MTFFLENESVKVSVRQKGAELVSIYNKSTHLEYLWSGDPAYWAKHSPILFPIVGALKDNQYLYDGKSYTLSRHGFARDMDFELEVESEHSLTFLLKSNADTQAVYPFEFRLRIKYTLLENELSVQYQVSNHDSKEMLFSVGGHPAFRVPLTPETQYTDYYLEFNETEDFNRWPLAEGGLIDREPTPVAENTNRIALSHELFAQDALVFKHLKSTSVILKSDHTPYQLSFDFGEFPYLGIWAAPQAPFVCIEPWCGIADSVDHDQQLATKEGINRLAAGEECKRTWSVTVS
- the rpsL gene encoding 30S ribosomal protein S12 → MPTISQLVRKGRERVTWKSKSPALDACPQKRGVCTRVYTTTPKKPNSALRKVARVRLSHGKEVNAYIPGEGHNLQEHSIVLIRGGRVKDLPGVRYHIIRGALDTAGVKGRMQARSKYGAKRPKPGQAAAAPAKGKKK
- a CDS encoding TonB-dependent receptor, with the protein product MYRFLLFITLCSFSSWAGTIRGKVTELASGEPVTGAVVRLGNTSFHNVSGLDGSYTLKNIPSGTYQLTISFITYQTITKEIRISENETLTLDVILTPSEKQNLQEVIVRTGREGASDQTARHLERSADQVMNIVSGRAIQLSPDLTVANVIQRVSGVSVERNSNGDGQYAIVRGMDKRYNYTLVNGVKIPSPDNRYRYVPLDLFPSDLLDRLEVYKALTPSIEGDAIGGAVNLVMKDAPSQRVLTANVSTGYSELFMDRPFLSYDWKSVKLKSPYELKGNPYNATAADFSKVTSTYTKQSPPPNLLGGFSWGDRFLNQKLGIIIAGSYQNTYRGSNSLFFDSETVDTQRGVTLTKLNERQYSEQQQRYGLHTKVDYRLNDQNKVSLYTALIHLTNSQIRDVKSTQLTIGGYDPEAGNATLGYSTRSRVTRQQIFTNTLQGKHPLGDSFDIDWSAVYSTAQNQQPDQTQIPLLGERKNFTERRTTVQDAYRRWEHNSDTDLAGYLNLTYRSRFGNTPVEWKAGGLYRRKDRSNFYNNYQLRPSNLRGVYGEDFTSYDQISWTIQNPRGSVGSALTYDASENTSSGYVQAKVTPLNWEILGGVRVEHTNQGYELKNQIGEDRPTENQVYTDVLPSLHVKYKSNAQTNWRASYFRSLNRPGYFEIVPYNVVLEEYQERGNPDLKRAIADNIDVRYEHFPNATDQFMVGLFYKYIQNPIEYTLQRDPVRGQSIIYTPGNFGNAHNTGLELDYIRYFRQFGIKANYTYTLSRITSAKFMRIRNENGDLEPRYVNQTRPLYGQSAHIANLTVLYKNRGWDAQLAGSYTGERINTVSQFLDNDLWQKGFLQMDASLEKAIGSKLVLFAKANNLLNTPLEVYIKNAEAVNQGLPHQTEAGKTLIRRDYYQRSYLLGLRFKL
- the rpsG gene encoding 30S ribosomal protein S7, which gives rise to MRKAKPKKRYVLPDPKFKETLVTKFVNNLMYEGKKSTAYSIFYGALELVENRTKENGLEIFKKALNNVMPTVEVKSRRVGGATFQVPTEVRPDRKQSVGMKWLIKYARGRNEKTMVERLAGEIVAASKGEGAAVKKKDDTHRMAEANKAFSHFRV
- a CDS encoding phytase, translating into MLLKTSSLLVMSLALLASCQRPKTSRQAVKPLYVTEKVAHDSDDPAVWINPQDPAKSLIIGTDKDADGGLYVFNLQGKIQQKISGLQRPNNVDIEYGLMLNGKATDIAVTTERMTHKLRIFSLPEMKPLDNGGIPVFEGETQPDYRDLMGISMYKNKQGVIYAIVGRKTGPTTGGYLWQYRLDDDGTGHIKATLVRKFGTYSGLKEIESIAVDDKLGYVYYSDEGKGVRQYYADPEKGNEELALFATENFKQDHEGISIYELTDSTGYILVSDQGANRFQIFSREGTPERPFEHKLLKTVDVRAMESDGSETVSVPLNQDFKHGLFVVMSTDRTFHLYRWEDIAGPELKLRP